AGAAGAGAATTTAGCGCTTTTTGAAAAAATGAAAAATGGCGAATTTGAAGAGGGGACACATGTACTTAGGGCAAAAATTGATATGTCATCTTCAAATATGCTAATGCGCGACCCTATTATGTACAGGATACTGCATAAAGCGCACCATAGAACAAATACCGATTGGTGTATTTATCCTATGTACGATTGGACCCACGGAGAAAGTGATTACATAGAACAAGTGTCTCATTCCTTCTGTACGTTAGAATTTGCCATGCACCGTGAATTGTATAACTGGTTTTTAGATCAGGTATATGATCAAGATAAGGTAAGGCCTAAACAACGTGAGTTCGCCCGTCGTAACTTAAGCCATACCGTAGTTAGTAAAAGAAAATTAGCCCAGCTGGTAGAAAAGGGCATTGTTAATGGGTGGGACGACCCAAGAATGCCAACCATATCAGGTCTGCGTAGAAGAGGATATACGCCAGAGTCTATCCGTAATTTTGCGGATACCATTGGAATTGCTAAAAGGGACAACTTAATTGATGTTTCTTTATTGGAATTCAACATACGTGAACATTTAAATAAAACCACGCATAGAGTAATGGGTGTTTTAAATCCATTAAAACTGGTTATTACCAATTATCCAGAAGGAGAAACCGAGTGGCTAGAAGCAGAAAATTCCCCTGAAGATGAAAATGCAGGTTCAAGACAAGTTCCTTTTTCAAGAGAACTATATATAGAACAAGAGGATTTTAGGGAGTCTGCCAATAAAAAGTTCTTTCGTTTAAAATTGGGCGGAGAGGTTCGTTTAAAGAACGGATATATCATAAAAGCTGAAAGTTGCACAAAAGATACCGATGGTAATATTACAGAAGTCCAATGTACATATGACCCAAAAAGTAAAAGTGGTAGTGGTACGGAAGAAAGTTTGCGTAGGGTAAAAGGGACTTTACATTGGGTTTCAATAGCACATGCCTTAAAGACGGAAGTTAGGTTATACGATAGGCTATTTACAGATGAAAGTCCAGATGCTCACAAGGACAAGGATTTCTTGGAGTTTATTAATCCAGATTCTTTAACCGTAATAACAGGATATGTAGAGCCTGCGTTAAAGGATGCGAAGCCAGGTGATCGTTTTCAATTTCAACGACTAGGATATTTTTGTGTTGATCCAGATACCACCACAGATAAATTAGTCTTCAACAGAACTGTTGGTTTACGAGATTCTTGGGCTAAAATTCAGGAAAAAAAGTAATATAATCATTGCTTATAAAGACTCATCAGTTTAATCAATAAGTCTTATACAAAAGCGCCGTTAGATATACGTTCTAACGGCGCTTTATAAATTAAAGACCTATTGATATTGTTTAGCCGACAAAACCCCTTTAAAAGAGTGTATTTAGCGAAAACCTATACAAGTAAGAACCTTTGCTATCAAAAAAAGCCGGACATAAAAAAAGCCCGAAAAAAATTTTTCGAGCTTTTTTAAAATTGGTCTTTAAATTATTCTTTTGGTTTGGGCTTGTTGGTTTTTTTCATGCTTTCTCCGATCATGTTACTTGCCGTAAAGCTTGCCACCATATTATTCAACATATCACTACCGGCTTGTGGTGAGTTAGGTAATAGAATTAAATTGGTATTGGTTTCTTCACCTATACTTTGAAGTGTATCATAATGCTGTGTTACTACGATCAATGCAGAAGCTTCTTGCGAGTTTATACCTACCTTGTTCAATACCTCTACAGATTCTTCTAGACCACGGGCAATTTCTCTTCTTTGATCAGCAATACCCTGTCCTTGTAACCTTTTACTTTCCGCTTCGGCTTTTGCCTTTTCAACTATTAATATACGAGCAGCATCACCTTCAAACTGGGCAGCTGTTTTTTGGCGCTCAGAAGCATTAATTCTATTCATGGCCTCTTTTACCTGCGGATCTGGATCAATATCCGTTACCAAGGTCTTTATGATATCAAAACCATAATCCAACATGGCCTCCTGTAATTCTGATTTTACCGCAATTGCTATATCATCTTTTTTAACGAAGACATCATCCAATTTCATTTTTGGCACTTCTGCACGTACGACATCAAATACATATGATGTTATTTGCTCGTGCGGATACTCCAACTTATAGTAAGCATCATATACTTTTTCTCTAATTACTACATATTGTACCGATACTTTCAGCTTAACAAAAACATCATCCAACGTTTTAGTTTCAATAATTACATCTAGCTGCTGAATTTTTAAACCTATTCTTGCTGCTATACGTTGTACAAAAGGAATTTTAAACTGAATACCCGATTGTCTAACACTAGTAAATTTTCCAAATGTTTCTATTAAAACCGCCGTTTGCTGCTTAACAATAAACACACCGGATAAGATGGTCACAATGACCAGAAACAAAATTGGAATCCAAATAAATGAGCCCATAATAATTGATTTTTAAGTTAATAATGGAAGATACTAAAAGCCTTCTTAACATTAGTTGTCAAATAGCCACATTTGTTACATGAATTTCCTGTTTAATTTATAACGGGTAATTCAAACGTTACACCGTATTGATAATTAACTAACTATCTGTACATTTAAAGCTATAAAGTTATTTCAATGCTATTAGCCATACAACCAAAACTACCTATGCGAAATAAGTCTAAGACCAAGGCTTATTATATAGATATGCTAGGTTTTAAAGAGTTGGGCACTACCACGTATCCGGATTACTTAATGCTTGTAAAAGAGCATGTAGAAATTCATTTCTTCTTGTTCAAAACACTTGAAGTAAAGGAAAATTATGGCCAGGTATATATACGAACCAAAGACATAGAAATATTATACCAATCATTATTAAATAACAAAGTTCCTATTCATCCTAATGGTAAACTAGAAGTAAAACCATGGGGTCAAACGGAATTTTCCCTTTTAGATCCAGACAATAATCTATTGACATTTGGTGAATCTACAACTTAAATTCTACCATAAAAAAGGGCAGTAACCAAGTTGGATGCTGCCCTTTAATTTAATATTGAAGTGTTATTACTTTAAATCATAACGATCTAAATTCATAACCTTTGTCCAAGTCTTCGCAAAATCTCTAACGAATTTCTCTTTAGCATCTTCCGTACCATATACTTCCGCTAAAGCACGTAGTTCAGAGTTGGAACCAAAGATAAGATCTGCTCTTGTACCTGTCCACTTAACCGCTCCAGATTTACGATCGCTACCTTCAAATACAGTATCATCGTTAGAAGCAGCTTTCCATGTTGTGCCCATGTCTAAAAGATTTAAGAAGAAATCATTGGTCAATACACCTGGCTTGTCTGTGAACACGCCGTTATTAGAACCATCATAATTTGCACCTAATACACGTAGACCACCTATAAGAACTGTCATTTCTGGCGCAGTCAAAGTCAATAGATTAGCTCTATCGATCAATAATTCTTCGGCCTGTACAGACAATTTTTTTCTAGTATAATTTCTAAATCCGTCCGCTAAAGGCTCTAATGCATCAAACGCTTCGGCATCTGTCATCTCCTGAGTAGCATCGGTACGACCTGCATTGAATTCCACATTCGTAGCAAAACCTGCTAAACTAGCGGCATTCTCTACTGCAGCAGTACCACCTAATACAACTAAATCTGCAAAAGAAACCTTTTTATTGCCAGATTGGCCTTCATTAAACTCTTTTTGAATTCTTTCTAAAGTTGCTGTAACCTTGGCCAATTGAGTAGGGTTATTTACTTCCCAATCTTTTTGAGGAGCTAAACGAACACGACCACCATTTGCACCACCTCTTTTATCCGAACCTCTAAAAGTAGAAGCAGAAGCCCATGCTGCACTAACCAACTCTGCCGTTGAAAGTCCAGAAGACAAAATAGTTTTCTTTAATTGGGCGATATCAGAATCATTGATCAATTCAAAATCTACCGCTGGTACAGGATCTTGCCATAGCAATTCCTCTTGTGGCACCTCTGGTCCTAAGTAACGCTCTTTAGGCCCCATATCACGGTGTGTTAATTTGTACCAAGCTCTAGCATAGGCATCCTTAAACTCATCTGGATTCTCTAAAAAGTTTCTTGAAATCTTTTCAAATTCCGGATCTACACGCAAAGACATATCTGTTACCAACATGAATGGTTGGTGAGTTTTTCCTGGAATATGCGCATCTGGCATTTGACCTGCGCCTGCATCACCTACTGGTTTGTATTGCCATGCACCAGCGGGACTTTTAGTTAACTCCCATTCAAAACCAAATAGGTTCTCAAAGAAGTAATGGCTCCATTTTGTAGGAGTTTGTGACCAAGCACCTTCTAGACCACTGGTAATTGTATCTGCACCAAAACCACTGCCATAACTACTTTTCCACCCAAGACCTTGTTCCGTAATATCTGCTGCAGCTGGCTCAACATCTACATAATCATCAGGACTTGCAGCTCCGTGCGTTTTACCAAAAGTGTGTCCACCGGCAATCAATGCAACAGTTTCATAATCATCCATGGCCATTCTCTTAAAGGTCTGTCTTATATAGTGAGCAGCTTCTAATGGATCAGGATTTGCATTATGGCCTTCAGGATTTACATAGATCAATCCCATGTGGGCAGCACCTAAAGGATTCTCCAATTCATTTCCATCCTCATCATATCTTTGTTTGTTGCCCAGCCATTCTGTTTCAGAACCCCAATACACATCTTCTTCCGGTTGCCAAATATCTTCACGACCACCAGCAAAACCAAACATTGGTAATCCCATACTTTCATGGGCCACGTTACCTGCTAAAATCAATAAATCTGCCCAAGATATTTTTTTACCATATTTCTGTTTAATAGGCCATAATAACAAACGTGCCTTATCTAGGTTGGCGTTATCCGGCCAACTATTTAAAGGAGCAAAACGTTGGTTACCTGAACTTGCACCACCTCTACCATCTGAGATACGGTAGGTACCAGCACTGTGCCAAGCCATACGGATGAAAAACGGACCATAATGACCATAATCTGCTGGCCACCAATCTTGACTATCGGTCATTAAATCGGTCAAATCCTTTTTTATAGCCGCTAAATCCAAAGACTTAAATTCCTCAGTATAGTTAAAATCATCATCCATTGGATCTGCCATTTTAGAATGTAACCTCAGTATATTAAGGTTCAACATATTTGGCCACCAATCTTTATTAGTGGTTCCACCACCTGCTGCTTGATGCATTTCACCATTTAAAAATGGACAATTTGCTGCTGACGAATCATTCACGTCCCAAGCTTCACCTTTTCCGTTAGTACTACTCATGATTATAATAGTTTAATTGTTGTTTTTAGTTCTTCAGTGGTAAAATTATCAATAATTAATTTATCGAAAATTCAATTACAATAGAAAATATCTATGATGCGATTATAAAACGTTTAGCAATTATTCAATTCGGTTGCAGAACCACTTCATAAAAGCCACTAAATCTTAGAATATCATAAAGATAAAAAGATAATAGTATAATCTGATACCAAACAACCATTAATTAATGGTTTAGTAAACCAAGCTATAAGTCACAAGAACTATCAACGTATAATGCATAAAGAGGGATGGACCAAAAATCTACCATTGAGATAAAATAGTACTTGTATTACGTTAATGATTACACTAAAAATTCACCTGTATGCCTTTGAACAAAGCCTACACTCAAAAATTAATTTAACAAATCATTGATAATCCTACCTTCTAAAACTAGCTATATTGCAGGTTCACCAGACCAAATAAATGCCTAAAATCACCAAAAGACAACGCCAAGCAAAATGGTTGCGAATATTTCGCAAAGTACATCGTGCAACTGGTGCGGCTCTGTTCATTTTTTTCTTTTTCATTTCTATTACTGGTCTTCTTTTAGGTTGGAAAAAGCATAGTGGAGGAGTAATTCTGTCTAAAACGTATAAAGGCACTTCCACTGATTTAAAAGATTGGCTACCCGTAGATAGTTTACATAGCATTGCCAACACCTATATCTTGGAACATGTATCGCCAGAACTATCCACCAAAATAGATCGCATAGATATTAGAAAAGAAAAAGGTATCGTAAAATTTGTATATGAAGATCATTATTGGGGTTTACAACTAGATGGGGCCACAGGTACTGTCTTACACACCGAACGCCGGTATTCTGATATCATTGAACATATTCATGATGGTTCCATTTTAGATGATTATTTAGGTACAAGTGATAATCAAATAAAGGTATTCTATACTACGGTAATGGGTCTTGCCCTTTTACTTTTTACCATTACAGGCTTTTGGCTTTGGTATGGACCTAAGCGAATGCGTAAAAATAATGCAAGTACTTAAAAATTAGGCTTAGCTTTGAAATCTTCAATAAGCTATAAAGACATGCCAGAATACAAGAAAAAAGATGCCTTACAAAAGCCTAGTTTACACTCAAGAAATAAACATACCGGTCGTTATGACCTTAAGGCACTAAAGCTGCTCAATCCAGATTTAAAACCATTTGTAGCCAAAAATAAACACGGTAATTTATCTATTGATTTTTTTAACCCTATTGCCGTAAAAGCGCTAAACAAGGCATTACTTATGGCACATTACGGTATTGAATATTGGGACATACCAGATGGTTTTTTATGTCCGCCAATACCTGGTAGGGCAGACTATATACACCATATTGCAGATGTTTTGGCAGACAGTAATCATGGAACTTTAGTCAAAGGTGATAAAATTAAGTGTCTAGATATTGGAGTAGGTGCAAATTGTGTATATCCAATAATTGGAAACAGCGTCTATGGTTGGTCTTTTTTAGGTTCGGATATTGACTCAAAAGCCATTGAGGCGGCACAAAAAATTGTAGAAAACAACGCCAATCTAACTGGTAAGGTAAAATTTAGATTACAAGAAAAACCTGAGCATATATTTTCTGGAATTTTAAAGGCTGATGAAAAAGTAGATTTCACTATATGCAATCCGCCATTTCATGCGAACCAAGCCGAGGCCGAAGCTGGAACTTTGCGTAAATTGAGCAATTTAAAAAAGAAGCGAATTAAAAAACCGGCTCTTAATTTTGCAGGGCAAGGAGGAGAGCTTTGGACCGATGGTGGTGAAAAACGATTTGTATTAAACATGATTAATGAAAGTGCACAGTTTTCAAAAAATTCTGCTTGGTATTCTACTTTGGTAAGTAAACAATCAAATTTGAGATCCTTTTATGACCGACTGGAAAAAATTGGAGCAACTGCCCATAAAACCGTACCTATGGGACAGGGCAACAAAATGAGCAGGTTGGTTGTTTGGACTTTTTTGACCGATGTAGAAATGAACGCATGGGCTAACGAACGTTGGAAAAGCGAATAAATATCAACTTTAAAAATTATTGAAGTAAAGACTGGTTTATAATAATACGTTTGTAGCTTATTAAACCCTTTATTTGATAAATATGACCCGAAGGGTCGATTTTTATTTTTAAATCCCTTAAAATCGATACTATGCCCGGAGAAAGCAATCTAGAAGTTCTTTTACAAAGTTTAAAACCTAAATTAAACGAAGGGAACTATGTTTTTATAAGTCTCCCCGAAATTGGCCATATTTCAAGAGCTGATATTCTTTTTGAATTTAAAGAAGCCGAAGGCATCACCATAATATTGACAAAAGAAAAAGCAGCGCATTATAAACTAGCTTATGAATTCATTGCCTCTTGGATTACATTGACCGTACACTCCGCTTTAGATGCGGTTGGGTTGACCGCTGCAGTTGCCAATGCGTTGACAAAACATAATATTAGCTGTAACGTGGTTGCCGCATTTTATCATGACCATATTTTTGTCTCCACAAAAGACGCTACTAAAGCCATGAGCATTCTGCAAGAATTTTCTAATAAATAAGCTTTAACCCAGTTTTTCTAGCGCTGTTTTAATTCGGGCAATACTTTCTTCTTTACCAACCATTGCCATTATATCAAAAATATGGGGACCTTTCATATCACCAACTAAGAACAAACGTAGGGGAGGCATAACCTTACCAAAAGAAAGTTCTTTTTCACCGATCCATGCTTTAACCATGGTTTCGCTATTCTCCGATGAAAAATCTTCAATGGATTCTATTACAGAAATCAATTCATTCATGATGACTGCAGTATCTTCTTTCCACTGCTTTTTGGCAGCCTTTGCATTATACTCAGTGGGAGCTACGAAAAAATAATCTGACAGATCCCAAAAATCGGAAACAAAAACTGCGCGTTCTTTTATTAAACTTACCACCTTGGTTACATACTCCAGATTAACCTTATCCTCATCAGTAGTATGCTCTTTCACAATGGGTAAGAAGCTATTAGCCAGTTCTGTATCGGCAGTTTCCTGTAAATAGTGTTGATTGTACCATTTGGTCTTTTCTGGGTCAAAACGCGCTCCAGATTTATTTACACGATCTAAACTAAAGGTTTTCACCAACTCGTCTAAAGAAAATAGTTCTTGTTCCGTACCAGGATTCCATCCTAATAAAGCCAAAAAATTAACAACTGCTTCAGGAAAATATCCTGATTCTTTATAACCAACAGAATCGTTCCAAGAAAGAGGAAAAACCGGAAAGCCCATTTTTTCACCATCACGCTTACTCAATTTACCTTTACCAACAGGTTTCATAATCAATGGTAAATGAGCAAATTCTGGAGCATTCCATTCAAATGCATCATACAACTGTTTGTGTAATGCTAAAGAAGGTAACCATTCTTCGCCACGAATTACATGAGAAATTTCCATTAAATGGTCATCAACAATATTTGCCAAATGATACGTTGGCATACCATCACTCTTAAAAAGAACTTTGTCATCTAGCACATTTGTATCTATCTGTATTGTACCACGAATTAAATCTTGCAATTGCAATTTTTCATCTGGCGGCGTTAAAAATCGAATAACATAGTCATCACCATTGGCCAACCTTTCTTTAACTTCTTCTGGCATTAATGAAAGAGAATTATCCAACTTTAACCTGTTATGCCAGTTATATATAAAAGTTTTACCTTTTTCTTCATGCTCTTTTCTATGAGCATCTAAGCTTTCTGAAGTATCAAAAGCATAATATGCCTTACCTTTCGCAATTAGATCATCTGCGTATTTCTTATATAAAGATTTACGCTCGCTCTGTCTATACGGTCCAAAACTACCTTCTTTACCAACACCTTCATCAAAAGGAATTCCGCACCAGTTCAATGCATCAATTATATATTGTTCCGCACCTTCCACATATCTATTTTGATCGGTATCTTCTATACGCAGTATAAAATCGCCACCATGTTTTTTGGCAAATAAATAATTAAAAAGGGCCGTGCGCACACCGCCAATATGTAATGGTCCTGTAGGACTTGGTGCAAAACGCACACGAACTTTCTTCGACATAATGATTATTTGATTGCGCAAAGATACATAACCAAGTGTTTTTAAATATAGAATACGAAATAGGATTTCACTTAAGTAAAGCGCATTTTCACTGTAATAAACAGCATTAAAGGATTTTGATTTAACAAATATTTCCCAACAAACCATCTTAATATCCGTTATCTTGGTATAAAAAAGGTAATTGCAAGACTATAATCACATATTACACCGGTTAAATCAATTTATAAAAAAACATTATTCTCAAATTCTTCTAAAGGGAATTTTGCTTTTTATAGCGTTAGGATTTTTGTTTTTCCTCACCATCTTAGCTATAGAGTACTTTCTTTGGTTAAACTCTTTGGGCCGAACGGTATTATTTACCTTGTTCATAGCAGTAGAAGTTCTATTGCTTTATAAATACATTTTAATACCGGTCTTCTATCTTCTTAAATTAAAAAAGGGTATAGGAAATAAAGAAGCCGCAAATATGATTGGCAAGCATTTTCCAGAAGTAGGGGATAAACTCACAAATTTGTTGGACTTAGCAGAAGATTCTGAACAGTCTGAATTATTACTAGCTAGTATTGCACAGCGTTCCAAACAAATGGATTCCGTTCCATTTTCAAGCGCAATTGATTTTAAAGACGCCATCAAATATGTAAAGTATTCTATTATACCGATTGTTATTGTCTGTTTACTTTACCTCACCGGTAATTGGAGTTCATTTTTTGGTACATATGAAAGAGTTGTAAATTATGAAATGGCATATGAAAAACCTGCACCGTTTCAATTTCATGTACTTACCGATCAATTAAGTGCTTTGCAAAATGAATCATTCACCATTCAAGTTTCCACAAATGGTAAAGTTAAACCAGAAAATGTGTACATCGTAGTAGACGGTAAACCCATATTGATGCAAAAACAGGACGGGATTTATGAATACACCTTTTCACCACCCATACAATCTACAAATTTTACGTTTTTGGCCAATGAAGTTAATTCAAAATCCTACTCATTAATCGCATTGAAAACTCCTTCAATATTAGATTTTTCAATGGATTTAAAATATCCTACTTACCTGAACAAACCAAATGAAACAATCAAAAGTACGGGTAATGCGATTTTACCGGAAGGAACCCAAGTAACATGGAACATTGAAGGAGAAAATACCGAAAAGATTAATCTAAACACAAAAGATACCGTTCAATCTTTTATAAAAGAAAAAAACACTTTTACAATTCAACGGAAAATATACAACGACCTAGATTATGAACTTACCACAACCAATGTAAATGTCCAAAATTATGAACGTTTAGAATACTCGTTCAAAGTAATTAAAGATGCTTATCCAACATTAAAGGTGAACCAGGTTTTAGATTCCTTGAATCCAAATGTTTCGTACTATACAGGAAATGCAAGTGACGATTATGGTCTTTCAAAAATTGAACTTGTTTACTTTGAAGTTGGTAAAGAGAATCAAGAGCAGAAAATAGACCTTGCAAAACCCAGTTCAAATTTTGAACAGTTTTACTACACCTTTCCATCAGGTTTGGCATTAGAATCCGGTAAACAATATGCTTTCTATTTCCAAGTAACCGATAACGATGCCATACACCATGGAAAGGCTATAAAAAGTCAAATATTCCAACAGGTATTATTAAATGAAAATCAACTCAAGAATAAAGATCTTGAATCTCAACAATCACTCATAAAGGATTTAGACAAATCTTTAGAACGTGCAAAACAACAGAAAGAATCATTAGAGGAAATAAATCAAAATCAAAAAGAGAAAAGTAGTTTAAATTTTAATGATCAAAATCAAATTAAAGACTATTTAAAAAAGCAAGAACAACAAGAGCAATTAATGCAAAAGTTCAGCAAAGAGTTAAAGGAAAACCTAGACAAAGGAAACAAGGATGATAAATTAAACCAATTGTTACAAGAACGATTGGAGCGACAAGAACAACAAGCCAAGAAAAACCAGCAACTGCTAGAAGAACTTAATAAAGTAGCAGATAAAATTAAAAAAGAAGAGCTTACTAAAAAGCTTGAAGAATTAGGTAAAAAGCAACAAAATAGCGAACGCAGCCTAGAACAATTATTAGAATTGACCAAGCGCTATTATGTCACAGAAAAAGCGTCTCAGCTAGCACGTGATCTTGAAGAACTGGCAAAAAAGCAAGAGGAACTTTCTAAAAAGAATAAAGAAGAAAATAGTTCAATTAAGCAGCAACAATTAAATAAAGCTTTTAATGAATTGTCCAAAGAAATGGATGGGCTAAAAAATGATAATAAAAAATTAAAAAAACCAATTGATTTAAATTTAGATACCAATAAAAAAGAAGCTATTAAAGAAGATCAGAATGAAGCTTTAGACGAACTACAAAAACAAGAAAATTCAGAATCAAAATCAACCCCGGAAAGCGATCAAAACAATGCTTCAAAGAAACAAAAATCCGCTGCGCAGAAAATGAAAGAAATGAGTGAGCAGCTCAGCTCATCTTCTTCCAGTAGTAGTGGAGGATCATCAGTAGCCGAAGATGCAGAAATGCTAAGACAAATATTGGATAACCTCATTATATTTTCATTTAAGCAAGAATCTTTATTTGATAAACTATCGGCTAAACAAGACCAAGATCAAACGCAATACTCACAAACAGTTCGTGACCAAAATGAATTAAGAGGGTTATTTGAACATGTTGACGATAGTCTTTTTGCCTTGTCTTTACGACAAGCAGAACTTTCAGAATTTGTAAATGAACAAATTACCGAAGTATATTATAACATTGATAAATCTTTAGAAACAATGGCAGATGGACAATTGTTTCAAGGAATTTCACATCAAAAATATGTATTGACCGCTTCAAACAGCTTAGCAGATTTTTTAGCAAATGTTATGGATAATATGCAAGAAAGTATGCAAATGGGTAAAGGTTCCGGTCAAAATGAAGGAGGTTTTCAACTACCAGATATTATCAAAGGACAACAACAACTTGGGGAAAAAATGGGTCAACAAGGCCAATCCGGAAAAAAAGGTAAAAGTGGAGAAGGAGAAAAGGGAAGTAAGGGCGAACAAGGAGAAGGAGGAAAACAAGGAGAGAATGGGGAGCAAGGTCAAAACGGAAAATCTGGAGAAAACGGAAGTGAAGGAGAAAATGGCCAGAATGGAAAAAATGGTAATGGTGGCCAAAAAGGAGAAAATGGTCAAGGAAACGGAAAAGGGAACTCTAACGGAAATGGAGGACAAGGAAATGGACAGATGAGTGAAGCAGGACTAAAAGAGATTTATGAAATTTATCAAAGTCAACAAAAAATTCGTCAAGAGTTAGAAAAACAATTAGAAAACATGATTAATAGCGGAGACCAAAAATTGGGTCAAAAGCTGATTAAGCAGATGGAGGATTTTGAGAATGATTTACTTGAAAATGGAATTACAGAACGTACCATCAACAAAGCCAACACTATACAGTACGAATTATTGAAGCTGGAGAACGCAGCACTAAAGCAAGGAGAAAAATCTGAGCGAGAAAGTAATAGAAATACAAAAGACTTCACAAATCCTATTACTACTAAACCCTCATTATTAGAGAATTATCATAATGAAGTGGAAATTTTAAATAGGCAAAGCTTACCTTTGCGGCAAAATTTTCAAACAAAGGTTAAAGAGTACTTCAAAGCAAATGATTAATTACAACTACCTAACCGATTTTAAGCTAGTAGAAGAAACACATTTTGATTCATGGATTATTAATTCTTGCAAAACCGAAGGTTTTTCAGTTCAAGAATTAAACTACATTTTTTGTGATGATGAATACTTGCTTAAAATCAATCAAGATTATTTACAACACGATTATTTAACAGACATTATTACCTTCGATTATGTATCAGGTAAAAATGTATCTGGAGATTTGTACATCTCTATAGATCGCGTAAAAGAAAATGCAGAAGACTTTAATGTCTCATTTGAAAATGAATTAAAGCGTGTAATGGTTCACGGTGTTTTACACTTAATGGGCTATTCGGATAAATCGGAAACAGCTACTGCCGAAATGCGCGCTAAAGAAGAAGAAAAAATAAAGCTGTTCCACGTGGAACAATAGAAGGTATGTTTGGAGAAGAATATGATGTAATTGTAGTTGGCGGAGGACACGCCGGTGCAGAAGCGGCAGCAGCAGCTGCAAACTTGGGTTCTAAAACCCTATTAGTAACCATGAATTTGCAAAACATTGGTCAAATGT
The sequence above is a segment of the Maribacter dokdonensis DSW-8 genome. Coding sequences within it:
- the ybeY gene encoding rRNA maturation RNase YbeY; amino-acid sequence: MINYNYLTDFKLVEETHFDSWIINSCKTEGFSVQELNYIFCDDEYLLKINQDYLQHDYLTDIITFDYVSGKNVSGDLYISIDRVKENAEDFNVSFENELKRVMVHGVLHLMGYSDKSETATAEMRAKEEEKIKLFHVEQ
- the rlmF gene encoding 23S rRNA (adenine(1618)-N(6))-methyltransferase RlmF translates to MKSSISYKDMPEYKKKDALQKPSLHSRNKHTGRYDLKALKLLNPDLKPFVAKNKHGNLSIDFFNPIAVKALNKALLMAHYGIEYWDIPDGFLCPPIPGRADYIHHIADVLADSNHGTLVKGDKIKCLDIGVGANCVYPIIGNSVYGWSFLGSDIDSKAIEAAQKIVENNANLTGKVKFRLQEKPEHIFSGILKADEKVDFTICNPPFHANQAEAEAGTLRKLSNLKKKRIKKPALNFAGQGGELWTDGGEKRFVLNMINESAQFSKNSAWYSTLVSKQSNLRSFYDRLEKIGATAHKTVPMGQGNKMSRLVVWTFLTDVEMNAWANERWKSE
- the gltX gene encoding glutamate--tRNA ligase produces the protein MSKKVRVRFAPSPTGPLHIGGVRTALFNYLFAKKHGGDFILRIEDTDQNRYVEGAEQYIIDALNWCGIPFDEGVGKEGSFGPYRQSERKSLYKKYADDLIAKGKAYYAFDTSESLDAHRKEHEEKGKTFIYNWHNRLKLDNSLSLMPEEVKERLANGDDYVIRFLTPPDEKLQLQDLIRGTIQIDTNVLDDKVLFKSDGMPTYHLANIVDDHLMEISHVIRGEEWLPSLALHKQLYDAFEWNAPEFAHLPLIMKPVGKGKLSKRDGEKMGFPVFPLSWNDSVGYKESGYFPEAVVNFLALLGWNPGTEQELFSLDELVKTFSLDRVNKSGARFDPEKTKWYNQHYLQETADTELANSFLPIVKEHTTDEDKVNLEYVTKVVSLIKERAVFVSDFWDLSDYFFVAPTEYNAKAAKKQWKEDTAVIMNELISVIESIEDFSSENSETMVKAWIGEKELSFGKVMPPLRLFLVGDMKGPHIFDIMAMVGKEESIARIKTALEKLG
- a CDS encoding ACT domain-containing protein — encoded protein: MPGESNLEVLLQSLKPKLNEGNYVFISLPEIGHISRADILFEFKEAEGITIILTKEKAAHYKLAYEFIASWITLTVHSALDAVGLTAAVANALTKHNISCNVVAAFYHDHIFVSTKDATKAMSILQEFSNK
- a CDS encoding DUF4175 family protein, which codes for MGRTVLFTLFIAVEVLLLYKYILIPVFYLLKLKKGIGNKEAANMIGKHFPEVGDKLTNLLDLAEDSEQSELLLASIAQRSKQMDSVPFSSAIDFKDAIKYVKYSIIPIVIVCLLYLTGNWSSFFGTYERVVNYEMAYEKPAPFQFHVLTDQLSALQNESFTIQVSTNGKVKPENVYIVVDGKPILMQKQDGIYEYTFSPPIQSTNFTFLANEVNSKSYSLIALKTPSILDFSMDLKYPTYLNKPNETIKSTGNAILPEGTQVTWNIEGENTEKINLNTKDTVQSFIKEKNTFTIQRKIYNDLDYELTTTNVNVQNYERLEYSFKVIKDAYPTLKVNQVLDSLNPNVSYYTGNASDDYGLSKIELVYFEVGKENQEQKIDLAKPSSNFEQFYYTFPSGLALESGKQYAFYFQVTDNDAIHHGKAIKSQIFQQVLLNENQLKNKDLESQQSLIKDLDKSLERAKQQKESLEEINQNQKEKSSLNFNDQNQIKDYLKKQEQQEQLMQKFSKELKENLDKGNKDDKLNQLLQERLERQEQQAKKNQQLLEELNKVADKIKKEELTKKLEELGKKQQNSERSLEQLLELTKRYYVTEKASQLARDLEELAKKQEELSKKNKEENSSIKQQQLNKAFNELSKEMDGLKNDNKKLKKPIDLNLDTNKKEAIKEDQNEALDELQKQENSESKSTPESDQNNASKKQKSAAQKMKEMSEQLSSSSSSSSGGSSVAEDAEMLRQILDNLIIFSFKQESLFDKLSAKQDQDQTQYSQTVRDQNELRGLFEHVDDSLFALSLRQAELSEFVNEQITEVYYNIDKSLETMADGQLFQGISHQKYVLTASNSLADFLANVMDNMQESMQMGKGSGQNEGGFQLPDIIKGQQQLGEKMGQQGQSGKKGKSGEGEKGSKGEQGEGGKQGENGEQGQNGKSGENGSEGENGQNGKNGNGGQKGENGQGNGKGNSNGNGGQGNGQMSEAGLKEIYEIYQSQQKIRQELEKQLENMINSGDQKLGQKLIKQMEDFENDLLENGITERTINKANTIQYELLKLENAALKQGEKSERESNRNTKDFTNPITTKPSLLENYHNEVEILNRQSLPLRQNFQTKVKEYFKAND